A stretch of Paenibacillus mucilaginosus 3016 DNA encodes these proteins:
- a CDS encoding type I polyketide synthase codes for MDTRNGSEIAIVGMNCRFPGASGIDAYWKALKEGRESITFFSDEELVESGVPASQLGHRNYVKAGSVLEGIDRFDASFFGFTPREAEILDPQHRLFLENCWEALELAGYAPEKFGGRIGVFAGVFTSSYLFNLYTQPGLVESVGELTVRHGNEKDYLATRVSYKMNLKGPSVSVQTSCSTSLVAVHMAVQNLLGGECDMALAGGVSVVVPQKSGYLYQEGGILTPDGHCRPFDAKAKGTIFGSGVGVVVLKRLEDALEDGDTIYAVIKGSAINNDGADKVGFTAPSVNGQAEVIADAMAMAEVDPRSVGMIEAHGTGTPLGDPIEISALTRVYRSATDDRNYCAIGSVKSNMGHLGAASGVAGLIKAALSLYHKQIPPTLHFEEANPNIDFAGSPFFVNTELRDWGQPDGSPRHAGVSSFGMGGTNAHVVLEEAPVPEAAEDQAEAGREPEEDQLLILSAHTDSALDTAILQLGTYFDSHPGTHLRDAAYTLQVGRREFGRRAVLAARTAAEALDILRSPDSRKLWRGRAAGGRKLAFVFPGQGSQYVGMAQELYACEPLFRETLDLCAELLLPELGTDLRALIYPESGGEEAALKLQMTSITQPALFAVEYSLAKLLISWGLEPEIMLGHSIGEYTAAALAGVFSLEDALRIVAVRGRLMQSMPAGAMLSVPLPEAQLLERMSGSLSLAAVNAPGLAVAAGPAEEIEALRDRLAAEGIEGRLLHTSHAFHSAMMDPVLEAFADEVALAQRRPPSKPFLSNLTGLPILPEEAVDPQYWARHLRGTVRFSDGVQTLLADPDLLIVEVGPGQVLTGLVWQHEQDGGSPVAVPLTRHPKDRQGDRAVLLQAVGRLWIEGAAPDWEALHRGARAQRIPLPTYPFERSSYWIDRHAAGLPQAAAAQPSAEVPAEGRIFAGVWKRTPNVPVPAADAAGGSWLLLGSPQGTLVRLIGDALGKRGVTLFSTDGTEPAQVLQRYTADTGGLPARIVFAAEGTAPDAARLEALGEALRSQAPAGIPRVSVVTAGAVNASGAEIPEADRAAVLAAARDWAERLPEAEFRRLDVQAPTEDAAAARMASRWADELLAEGLPEAEAAYRGLHRYVPALEEVRTEGMDAVADPAADGGAIVFTGAPDALKLQLAERLADRGYRQFVFLVPADYPLEESALPGIGNGPEAAAAAETPEPAPAAEAGDSADAAARLAARGAALALEPTASGSPEALAEAVRRAASRFGPAAGLVIGPASAEEAYSGLLSLLPFLEAYAPSFTLCVSERPAVISAQEESPRRAEAQLGALAEGLHLRSGLAVTAVRLDRREWEAAEQAAALAGLLGSPPAQAAAAARRELAEDRMPGLAAASALQASAEAGDTAAAPEQGSAPSSPVPRSVEEEVTAIWESCSVFTRSARTTTSSDSAATRCSPSSCSPACAATTISSCSWRTCSTSRRSRAW; via the coding sequence GTGGATACAAGGAACGGATCGGAAATTGCAATCGTGGGGATGAACTGCCGGTTCCCGGGAGCCTCAGGAATCGATGCGTATTGGAAGGCACTGAAGGAGGGCAGGGAGAGCATTACCTTTTTCTCCGACGAGGAGCTGGTGGAGAGTGGGGTGCCTGCTTCCCAGCTCGGCCACCGCAATTATGTCAAGGCCGGCTCGGTGCTCGAGGGCATCGACCGGTTCGACGCTTCGTTCTTCGGCTTCACCCCGCGCGAAGCGGAGATTCTTGACCCCCAGCACCGGCTGTTCCTTGAGAACTGCTGGGAAGCGCTGGAGCTGGCAGGGTACGCGCCCGAGAAGTTCGGGGGACGCATCGGTGTCTTTGCAGGCGTCTTCACAAGCTCCTACCTGTTCAACCTGTACACCCAGCCGGGGCTTGTGGAGTCGGTAGGCGAGCTCACCGTGCGGCACGGCAATGAGAAGGATTACCTGGCGACCCGGGTCTCTTACAAAATGAACCTGAAGGGGCCGAGCGTCAGCGTCCAGACCTCCTGCTCCACGTCGCTGGTGGCCGTGCATATGGCGGTGCAGAATCTGCTCGGCGGCGAGTGCGACATGGCGCTCGCAGGCGGTGTCTCGGTGGTCGTGCCCCAGAAGAGCGGCTATCTCTACCAGGAGGGCGGCATTCTTACGCCGGACGGGCACTGCCGTCCGTTCGATGCGAAGGCGAAGGGCACGATCTTCGGCAGCGGCGTAGGGGTCGTTGTGCTGAAGAGGCTGGAGGATGCCCTCGAGGACGGGGATACGATCTATGCCGTCATCAAGGGCAGCGCGATCAACAACGACGGAGCGGATAAGGTAGGCTTCACCGCGCCGAGCGTGAACGGGCAGGCGGAGGTGATCGCCGATGCGATGGCGATGGCCGAAGTGGACCCGCGCAGCGTCGGCATGATCGAGGCGCACGGCACGGGCACGCCGCTCGGCGACCCGATCGAGATCTCCGCGCTGACCCGCGTCTACCGTTCCGCTACCGATGACCGCAATTACTGCGCGATCGGCTCGGTCAAGTCGAACATGGGGCACCTCGGCGCCGCATCCGGCGTCGCAGGTCTCATCAAAGCGGCCTTGTCGCTGTACCACAAGCAAATTCCGCCCACCCTGCACTTTGAGGAGGCGAATCCGAACATTGACTTTGCGGGCAGCCCGTTCTTCGTGAACACGGAGCTTCGCGACTGGGGCCAGCCCGACGGATCGCCGAGGCACGCCGGAGTCAGCTCCTTCGGAATGGGCGGGACGAACGCTCATGTGGTACTGGAGGAAGCTCCGGTGCCGGAAGCCGCAGAGGACCAGGCGGAAGCGGGGAGAGAACCGGAAGAAGATCAGCTGCTTATCCTCTCGGCTCATACGGACTCGGCATTGGACACGGCGATTCTGCAGCTGGGGACTTATTTCGATAGCCACCCCGGAACCCATCTCCGGGATGCGGCTTACACGCTGCAGGTTGGCCGCCGGGAGTTCGGCCGCAGGGCGGTGCTGGCAGCCCGCACGGCGGCCGAAGCGCTCGATATTCTGCGGAGCCCGGACAGCCGCAAGCTCTGGAGGGGACGGGCGGCCGGGGGCAGGAAGCTCGCCTTCGTCTTCCCGGGCCAGGGCTCACAGTATGTCGGCATGGCTCAGGAGCTGTATGCGTGCGAGCCGCTCTTCCGTGAGACGCTGGACCTGTGCGCCGAGCTGCTTCTTCCCGAGCTCGGCACGGATCTGCGGGCGCTGATCTATCCCGAATCGGGCGGGGAAGAGGCGGCACTGAAGCTGCAGATGACCTCCATCACCCAGCCGGCCCTGTTCGCCGTGGAATATTCACTGGCGAAGCTGCTCATCTCCTGGGGTCTCGAGCCGGAGATCATGCTCGGGCACAGCATCGGCGAATATACCGCAGCCGCACTCGCCGGCGTCTTCTCACTGGAGGACGCGCTGCGGATCGTAGCGGTCCGGGGCCGTCTTATGCAGAGCATGCCGGCCGGGGCGATGCTGTCCGTACCGCTGCCCGAGGCACAGCTGCTGGAGCGCATGAGCGGCAGTCTCTCCCTGGCCGCCGTGAATGCGCCGGGGCTGGCCGTGGCCGCCGGACCGGCGGAGGAGATCGAAGCCCTGCGGGACAGGTTGGCGGCTGAAGGGATCGAAGGCCGTCTGCTGCATACGTCCCATGCGTTCCACTCGGCGATGATGGACCCGGTGCTCGAAGCGTTCGCTGACGAAGTGGCCCTTGCCCAGAGGCGTCCGCCTTCCAAGCCGTTCCTCTCGAACCTGACCGGGTTGCCGATCCTGCCGGAGGAAGCCGTGGACCCGCAGTATTGGGCGCGTCATCTCCGCGGAACGGTACGTTTCTCGGACGGTGTGCAGACGCTGCTGGCCGATCCGGATCTGCTCATCGTGGAGGTCGGGCCGGGACAGGTGCTGACCGGTCTTGTGTGGCAGCATGAACAGGATGGCGGCAGTCCTGTCGCGGTGCCGCTGACCCGGCATCCGAAGGACCGCCAAGGGGACCGCGCCGTGCTGCTGCAGGCGGTGGGACGCCTGTGGATCGAAGGCGCCGCCCCCGACTGGGAGGCGCTGCACCGCGGAGCGAGAGCCCAGCGGATTCCGCTTCCGACGTATCCTTTTGAGCGCAGCTCCTACTGGATCGATAGGCATGCGGCCGGTCTGCCGCAGGCCGCTGCAGCGCAGCCTTCCGCTGAGGTGCCGGCCGAAGGGCGAATCTTTGCCGGCGTATGGAAGCGTACGCCGAACGTGCCGGTACCTGCCGCAGATGCTGCCGGCGGCTCCTGGCTGCTGCTGGGCAGCCCGCAGGGAACGCTCGTGCGGCTGATCGGGGATGCGCTCGGCAAGCGCGGGGTGACCCTGTTCTCCACTGACGGGACCGAACCGGCGCAGGTGCTGCAGCGCTATACGGCGGACACCGGCGGCCTGCCTGCCCGGATCGTCTTTGCCGCAGAGGGAACCGCACCGGATGCAGCGCGGCTGGAAGCGCTGGGCGAGGCGCTGCGCAGCCAGGCGCCAGCCGGCATCCCCCGCGTGAGTGTTGTGACCGCGGGCGCGGTGAACGCTTCGGGGGCCGAGATCCCTGAAGCGGATCGTGCCGCAGTCCTTGCGGCCGCCCGCGACTGGGCGGAGCGCCTGCCGGAAGCGGAATTCCGCCGCCTAGACGTACAGGCGCCGACAGAAGACGCCGCTGCGGCCCGGATGGCATCGCGCTGGGCGGATGAGCTTCTGGCGGAGGGTCTGCCGGAAGCGGAAGCAGCCTACCGCGGACTGCACCGGTACGTGCCGGCACTCGAAGAGGTGCGCACAGAGGGCATGGACGCGGTGGCCGATCCGGCAGCCGATGGGGGAGCCATCGTCTTCACAGGCGCGCCCGACGCGCTCAAGCTTCAGTTGGCCGAGCGCCTGGCGGACCGGGGATACCGGCAGTTCGTCTTCCTGGTACCGGCGGACTATCCGCTTGAGGAGTCTGCGCTGCCGGGGATCGGGAACGGTCCCGAGGCTGCTGCAGCAGCGGAGACCCCGGAGCCGGCACCGGCTGCCGAAGCAGGAGATTCTGCAGATGCGGCTGCCCGGCTCGCTGCAAGGGGGGCGGCTCTGGCGCTGGAGCCCACGGCTTCAGGCTCGCCGGAAGCGCTGGCCGAGGCCGTACGGCGGGCGGCTTCGCGCTTCGGCCCGGCGGCCGGCCTGGTCATCGGGCCGGCCTCTGCCGAAGAAGCGTACTCCGGGCTGCTGTCGCTTCTGCCGTTCCTTGAGGCCTACGCCCCGTCGTTTACCTTGTGCGTCAGCGAACGGCCTGCCGTGATCTCTGCGCAGGAGGAATCCCCGCGCCGTGCGGAGGCACAGCTCGGCGCCTTGGCCGAAGGGCTGCATCTCCGCAGCGGACTAGCCGTGACAGCCGTCCGGCTCGACCGCCGGGAGTGGGAGGCGGCCGAGCAGGCGGCAGCTCTCGCCGGTCTGCTGGGGAGCCCGCCGGCACAGGCCGCAGCGGCCGCACGCAGGGAGCTCGCGGAAGACCGGATGCCGGGCCTTGCAGCGGCATCGGCGCTGCAGGCCTCGGCCGAAGCGGGTGATACCGCAGCCGCCCCTGAGCAGGGAAGCGCACCGTCCAGTCCGGTGCCCCGGTCCGTCGAGGAGGAAGTGACCGCGATCTGGGAGAGCTGTTCGGTATTCACCCGATCGGCCCGGACGACGACTTCTTCGGACTCGGCGGCAACTCGCTGCTCGCCATCCAGCTGTTCTCCCGCCTGCGCAGCCACTACAATATCGAGCTGCAGCTGGAGAACATGTTCGACGAGCCGACGATCGCGGGCCTGGTAA